The genomic DNA TGGGGCCGAGGAAGGCAAAGAGTTCGCCCTGGGCGACGGTGAGGTCCAGGCCTTGGACGGCTTCGACATCTCCGTAGGTGCGGCGCAGGCCCCGGGTAACGATTGTCCCAGGGGGTGAAGTGGGGTCGGCCGGGGTCATCGGCGGGCCGGGACGGACATCACCAGGTGGAAGTCGGTGACGGCGTCAGGGTCCTCGCCGACCGCGTCACCGTCCACGGCGACCCAGGCGTGCGCGGCGAAGGGTCGAGTGGTCACGCCAGTGCACCATTGTGGCCAGGTGCCGCCCAGGCGGCACAGTAGCGCAGTGGCGATGGAACGCTCCAGGCAGCGAGGCCCGGCGATGGTGACGCTGACGGACACCACGGCGTTGCGGGCTTGCAGCGCCTGGGGCAGATCGGCCGGACGAGCGCCCCGGCTCGCGAGTTCGAGGACCTGACGCAGGCGTCGCGGCGATACGCGCGCCAGCAGTCGGGCGGCGGTCACGGTGACTAGGGCGGCGGGGCGCTGGTTCCACGGAATGGCGGTGGACGGTTCGAGAGTCAGCTGGCCGCTCATGACGCGGCCACCTTGGCGGTGCGCAGGGCGTGCAGCAGGTTGTCGACGTCCTGCTCGACCTGGGCGGTTCCGGCGTCGGGGAAACGTTGACACAGGCTGGCAACGACGCCTTGGGGGGACGTACCGTCAAGCAGGGCGCGCAGGGCCAGGGCGCCCGTGCCGTTGAGCAGCCAGTAGCGGCCGGTGCGTTCGTCGAGCAAGACCGTACCGTGCTCGGTGTCGGTGACAGACACTTCAGGTGCCAGGGCAAAGTTCATCATATTTCCTTGACGGTTCGAGGGGAGGGAACGGGCACGGCGGTGGCCCGGGCGGTGTCAGCCGGGGACAGGGTGCGCAGCCACAATTCGCAGGCGAGGGTGGAGTCCAGGGGCATCAGGGGCCGGGTGTCGGCGTGCAGGCCGCGCAGGACGGTGCGCAGGACGTCGGCGTCGACGAAGCCCATGCGGACCAGATGGGAGTCGTCCATGAGCTTGAGGAGCTCGCCGCGCCGACGGCGCAGTCCCGCGTAGAGCTCGGCGCTGGCGTCGCCCTTGGTCGTGCGGCTGAGCAGGCCGGCGGGGACGATGCTGCGCAGGGCCGTGCCGAGCATGGGCTTGAACTGGCCCAGGGCCACCCGGTCCTCCAGCCGTACCGCCAGAATGGCCTCCAGGACCCGGTCGTCGGTGAAGGGTGCGTGGAAAGTGACGCCGGTATGGGCGCCGATATGGGAGTTGCGGCGGGTGGCATTGCCGTTGATGCGGGTGAGCCGGATCATCTCGTGCTGGACGGGCAGGGTGGCCAGCGGCTGAGGTGTGGCTGCGAGGGCGGCGAGGAGTTGACGCCGGACGGTCGCCGCGGCGTGCGGGGTGGCCCAGGGCGGGAGTTTCGGCAGTGGCTCCCAGTCTGCTCCGGCTCCCCAATCGTGCCTGTCGGCAGGGAAGTTGCTGCAGGCGGCCAGCCACTGCGTGTATGAGGGTGCAGAGGCGAGGGTACGGGCGGTTGTAGTCAGGGGCCAGCGGCGCATGGAGCGCAGGGCGCGCAAGTGTGGCAGGGCGGCGAGAGGATGCCGTCGGACGAGGGCGTGCAGAGCCATCGGGCTAGGGTGGAAGAGCTCGTCACCGCCAATGCCTTGGAGGTGACGTCGCGAGCCGTGCGCTGCGGCAAGCCGGGCCAAGTGCTCGGTGGTCGCGCGGGACCGTACGAACGTCAGGGGGCCTTCTCGGTCATGGACGGCGTGGGCGAGAGGCGCGTACCAGTCCGGGGCTTGACCGGGGCCGACCAGAAGGTGCCGGGCGCCCGGCAAAGCGGCCTCGGCCTGGCGGGCCCAGTACCGATCGTCGCTGGACCGGCCCAGCGCCTGGTAGTGGACCGTCACCAGGTGGGCGTCGTGGCGGTCGGCGTCGGCCAGGAAGCACAGGCTGGTGGAGTCCAGGCCGCCGGACAGGTCGGCACTCACGACCTCCTGGCCCGCGGTACAGGTCGCCACCGCCTCGGCCAGCGCCTGTCGGATCATGTCGCCGTTGCCCAGGGGGCGGTCCGGATCCGGCGCAGTCCACCATTGGCGGGTACGCCCCGTGCCGTCCCTGCCGATCTCAAGGCAGTGCCCGGTCGGGGGTGAGCACACGCCACGCCACAGGCTCCGCTCGCTCAGAGGCCACGGCGGCCCGAAGGGCGAGAGCAGTGCCAGTGCCACCTGATCCTCGTCGATGTCGGCCCCGATCCGGTCGGCCAGTGCCTGGGGGCGGTCGGCGGCCAGGGTCACTCCGGCGACCGTGGCGTAGTAGATCTGACACGCCGCTGAGAGCGTGCCCTGGACGCGCACCTCTCCGTTTACCGACGCCACGAGGTGGAAGCTTCCAGCGGCTGTTGCGGCTAGGCCGTCGAGGTCGCGGACCGACCGGACGTCGCGCAGCCGCCGGGTGAGGACGTCTGCGTCCGCGGTGGTGCGGCCGAGCAGAGCCACGCGATGCGGGCCCACAGCGGTGACCATGACGTCCTCTTCGTTCCAGCAGCCCACAATCCACGGTCGCCCCGAGTGGTGCTCAATCACGTGCGTCGGTGGCGGTCCGGCAGTTGGCATGAGCGCCAGGGCCGCAGCGCCGGCCGGGTGGTCGGGAAGTACCAAGAATTCCATGCCGGTCCCTTCCACAAGGGTGAGTAAGAGGTGGGGAAGACGCACGGCTGGCACGGATCGTCTCCGTGCCAGCCGCCGCTCAGGAGTGTTTAGAGCAGGTGCTCAGCTCCGCCGAAGGCGGATCAGAACCACCAGCCGCCGAGGAAATCCACCCAGAAGCCGCGGTAGGTGGCGCGGGTGACGTCGGCGAAGTCACCGATCTCAGTGAGTATGGGCGTCTCGTACGAGGTCTCTGCGGTCATGGAAGGTCAACTCCTTGAGTTGGATACTGCGAACAGTTGGGTGTTCCCCGAGCCAGCACGACAGTGCTGGCTGGGTGTGGGGGGATCTTGATTCGCGTGGCCCGATGCACCGCTCCGGGCAAGCGCCATGGAGCAGCCGGTGAGGAGACTCACTCGGTCGGCCGGGCACAACAGAGCCTGCGGGAGGGGACCGGACAGAGCAACAGCAGAGCCATGTCCCGGACAGCTCCGCTGCTGTCCTACCTGGTCAGATCCTTGTCCGGGTTCTTGTCCCGGTCCGGAGGCGAGACAAGACTGGGCGCTGACGCCTTGTCGGTGAGCTTGCACTGGTTGTCCACGGCACCCAGTAGTGGCCTATCTCAGCGCCGTACTGACCCGATGCCACATCAGTGATCACGTGACTTAAGGTGAGCGCCGTCACAGGGCAACAGAGATGGGGAGGGCGGGGCCGGTGGCGTTCTTGACCGACGAACAGCGCCGTAACTACGGCACGTTCAACCAGGTGCCCGACGACGGGCAGCTCGCCGGCTACTTCCTGCTGGACCGCGACGCCCGGCGGCGGGCGATGACCTGCCGGGGCGCGAGGTCACAGCTCGGCTACGCCGTCCAGCTCGGCACCGTGCGGTTCCTGGGCACCTTCCTGGACAACCCCGAGGACGCGCCCGCCGAAGTCGTCGCCTACGTCGCCGAGCAACTCGGCCACCCGGGATCGGTGCTCGCCGGGTACGGCGCCGAGCGCACCCGCTGGGACCACCAGATCGCCATCAAGGACGCCTACGGCTATCGGGATCTGAAGGGCGACGCCTGGTGGAAGCTCCGGGACGGTGACTGACCTCCACTCCTTCGGGTGAGGCGCCCTGGCGGTGCTGGGGCAGGGTCAGTACGTTCCCCTGGACTTGATGATCGAGGGGGAGAGCCAACGGATGAGCGAGCGCGACGCGTTACGGGGGCTGCGGGCCTTGATGTGGGTGGTGATCGCCATCGAGGTCCCGGTGTACCTGGTGTGGCTGGTCGAGGTCAGCTACCTGACCGGGCAGCAGCTGCCCCGCGGCACCGAAGAAGAAGACGGGAAGCCCCGGGCCGACACCGACTGATGCCGACGGGCAACAGGCCCGTACGGGTTGTGCGTCAGGTACGCAACGAGTCGGACGCCGGGCTGGTGCACGATCAGCCTGCGGGGATGGACAAGTTGATCGAGTTGGCCAGCACGCTCGTATCGGGGGCGTTCATCGACCAACCGCTCCCGCAACCGCCAGGAGCAGCAGGCCGAGATCGGTGCGCTGCGGGTGCAGGCCGACGCGATGGCGGTGGCAGTGATGGAACTGCAGGGCGCGGCCGCCGCCAACCGTCTGCTGTGGGAGGGGCCGGCCGAGCGGGGCCGGACGTTCCTGCTGACGCTGCTCGCCTTCGCGGGTGGCGCCGCCCGGGCCCGCATCGCCGGCGGCACGGATGTGCAGAGCGGGCTGGTGGGCTTCGGGCAGGCGGCTGAGTTGCTGAGCCGGGAACGGGTGGCCAGCAAGCAGACCGTGGCCGCCGTGCGGGAGCCGCTCGCTCAAGCCGCCACCGCCGCCGCCCCGCTCATGCGCTGCTCCGCCCCGGCCGTCGTCGCTGCCACCGAGCAGCTGCTGAACGCCCTGGCAGACGTGGAGAACACCGCGCGCCTGGAGGCTGCCCTGGAGGCCTTCGGCCGGGCCGTCAACGTGGCCACCCCACCGCGGCTGTCCTGGTGGGCGCGGCGGCGCGCCGTCTCGTCAGGATGATGGCCGGCCCCTGGCTGCCCATGCTGAGGCTGCGGGCCCGCAGCCTAGTCAGCGGCGGGTCTCCCACCACAGGATCAGCAGCGTCACGGCGCCGCTGCCCAGCTTGTAGGCCATGCCCTGAAGGAAGTGGTGATGGACACTGTGTCCACCGCTTCCGCGCCATTTCCGCAGGCGAATGTGAATGGACGACAGCCATCTGTCCACGGGGCGTGGATGCTTGTCTCGTGAATTCACGCTAGGCTCCGTACTGGTGTTAGTTGCTCTCGGCGACGCCTGAATTCTGGCTCAGTCAAGATTTCCGTGAAGCCGATCAGTGAGCCGTCTGGTTCGTAACTCTGTGTTGTCGGCGGTCGGCGGCGACGAGAAGGACGCGCTTGCGGAGCAGGGGGAGTCCGGCTCGGCCTGCCATCTGCCGCTTGAGCAGCTTGATGTCCGTGACTCTGCCCTCGACGCAGCCCGAGCTCCATTCCGTGCTCAGTCCGAGGATGACGGCGTCGAGGTCGGCCAGCAGGCCATCGGCGAAGCCGCGCAGGCCGTGGTGCTCGTCGGCGCGGGCGGTGGCGATCCATTCGGGCAGTCGGCTCGCGCTGCGGATGGCCATCATCGCGGCGAAGGACCGGACATGTCCGGTGGCCGCTTCGAGTTCGGGGCAGCGGGCCAGGATGGCCTTGAGTTTCTGCTGGTCGTCGTCGTTCATGCGGTCGGGGTTCCGGGTGATCCAGCCGGTCACCTTGCGGACCCCGGGCGGCCGCGCTGGGGGCGGACGGTCGCCCGACGTTCGGCGGAAGCGCCGGAGGTAGTCGCGGACGACGGAGTAGGACCCCGTGAAGCCGCGCTCACGGAGTTCGGCGTGGAGCTTGGCACCGCTGGTGTGGCCCTCGTGCCACCGCTGGTGCAGATAGGACTTGTAGGGGTCCAGAGTGCTGGGGAGGTTCTGCCAGCGGCCGGTGGCCAGTTCCTCCCAGGTGACGGCGCGGGCATAGCGGCGGACGGTGTTGCGGGACAGCTCCAGGCGGCGGGCGACGGCCCGGATGGTGAGGCCCTGGCCGAGGAGATCGTGCACGGCGGCGTGGTGCCGCCGGGCCCGCTCGGCCAGCCGGCCTGCGTGGGAGAGCGGCGGGTGCAGGACTTCAGGGGGTGACTCCGAGGCGAGGGCGGGTTCACGAAGGCAGGAACTGTGCTTGCTGACCAGGGACTTCACGGTCTCGGCGAGGTTGTGCCAGAGGTGCCAGAGATCTGCGACCTGGACGGCATCTGGGGCCCCGGTGCGGGCACCGTCTGCGAAGGCGCCGCCCCGGTCACGGCAGATGATCTCCACTCCGGGGTGGTCGGTCAGCCACGCTGCGAACGTCGCCGACTCCCGGTCGGGCAGCAGGTCGATGGGAGCATGGGTCTCGCAGTCGACCAGCACGGTGCCGTACTTGTGGCCTTTGCGGGTGGCGAACTCATCGACCCCTAGCACCCGGGGCGTCTCGGCGTACGGATCGGGCAGGGCCATGACCAGGGCCAGCAGGGTAGTGCGGCTGACAGGCACCGGCAGCCGGGCCGCGAGGCGCTCTCCGGCCCGGCCGGCCAGGGCCACCGCGATCGCGCTCAACAAGCACCGCAGCTGCGGCGTCCGACGCCCATACCGCACGGTCAGCCCGTCGACCTGCTCGGCAAAGGTCACCCGTGCACATCTCTGGTCGTCGCAGAACAGGCGGCGGACGGTCAGCTCGATGGACACCTGACGGCCGCCGACCGCACCGTCGGCGAGACGGCGCTGGTATCCGCTGTGCCGTCGCACCGAGGGCGTTGCGCAGTCCGGGCACGGCACCGGAACCGACTCCACGGTTCTTGCCACAATGTGCAACACCCCACCCTCGGGGCTCACTTCTTCCACCAGCACCCCTTCGAGGTGCGGAAACATGGTCTTCAGCAGCTCCCCACACTCGGCGAGTATCACGCGGCCTGTGACGGAGCGTCACCGGCGCACAGGCGCACGATCGGCTTCACGGAAATCTTGACTGAGCCTGAATTCTGGCGTCGCCGAGAGCTTCAGTGTCTTGTTGCTGCGGCGCCTTGTCGGGTCCCTGGCGTGTGAAC from Streptomyces avermitilis MA-4680 = NBRC 14893 includes the following:
- a CDS encoding DUF4158 domain-containing protein; this translates as MAFLTDEQRRNYGTFNQVPDDGQLAGYFLLDRDARRRAMTCRGARSQLGYAVQLGTVRFLGTFLDNPEDAPAEVVAYVAEQLGHPGSVLAGYGAERTRWDHQIAIKDAYGYRDLKGDAWWKLRDGD
- a CDS encoding lasso peptide biosynthesis B2 protein gives rise to the protein MSGQLTLEPSTAIPWNQRPAALVTVTAARLLARVSPRRLRQVLELASRGARPADLPQALQARNAVVSVSVTIAGPRCLERSIATALLCRLGGTWPQWCTGVTTRPFAAHAWVAVDGDAVGEDPDAVTDFHLVMSVPARR
- a CDS encoding ISL3 family transposase: MFPHLEGVLVEEVSPEGGVLHIVARTVESVPVPCPDCATPSVRRHSGYQRRLADGAVGGRQVSIELTVRRLFCDDQRCARVTFAEQVDGLTVRYGRRTPQLRCLLSAIAVALAGRAGERLAARLPVPVSRTTLLALVMALPDPYAETPRVLGVDEFATRKGHKYGTVLVDCETHAPIDLLPDRESATFAAWLTDHPGVEIICRDRGGAFADGARTGAPDAVQVADLWHLWHNLAETVKSLVSKHSSCLREPALASESPPEVLHPPLSHAGRLAERARRHHAAVHDLLGQGLTIRAVARRLELSRNTVRRYARAVTWEELATGRWQNLPSTLDPYKSYLHQRWHEGHTSGAKLHAELRERGFTGSYSVVRDYLRRFRRTSGDRPPPARPPGVRKVTGWITRNPDRMNDDDQQKLKAILARCPELEAATGHVRSFAAMMAIRSASRLPEWIATARADEHHGLRGFADGLLADLDAVILGLSTEWSSGCVEGRVTDIKLLKRQMAGRAGLPLLRKRVLLVAADRRQHRVTNQTAH
- a CDS encoding lasso RiPP family leader peptide-containing protein; the protein is MTAETSYETPILTEIGDFADVTRATYRGFWVDFLGGWWF
- a CDS encoding lasso peptide biosynthesis PqqD family chaperone; this encodes MMNFALAPEVSVTDTEHGTVLLDERTGRYWLLNGTGALALRALLDGTSPQGVVASLCQRFPDAGTAQVEQDVDNLLHALRTAKVAAS
- a CDS encoding asparagine synthase-related protein, with product MVTAVGPHRVALLGRTTADADVLTRRLRDVRSVRDLDGLAATAAGSFHLVASVNGEVRVQGTLSAACQIYYATVAGVTLAADRPQALADRIGADIDEDQVALALLSPFGPPWPLSERSLWRGVCSPPTGHCLEIGRDGTGRTRQWWTAPDPDRPLGNGDMIRQALAEAVATCTAGQEVVSADLSGGLDSTSLCFLADADRHDAHLVTVHYQALGRSSDDRYWARQAEAALPGARHLLVGPGQAPDWYAPLAHAVHDREGPLTFVRSRATTEHLARLAAAHGSRRHLQGIGGDELFHPSPMALHALVRRHPLAALPHLRALRSMRRWPLTTTARTLASAPSYTQWLAACSNFPADRHDWGAGADWEPLPKLPPWATPHAAATVRRQLLAALAATPQPLATLPVQHEMIRLTRINGNATRRNSHIGAHTGVTFHAPFTDDRVLEAILAVRLEDRVALGQFKPMLGTALRSIVPAGLLSRTTKGDASAELYAGLRRRRGELLKLMDDSHLVRMGFVDADVLRTVLRGLHADTRPLMPLDSTLACELWLRTLSPADTARATAVPVPSPRTVKEI